In Pontibacillus halophilus JSM 076056 = DSM 19796, the genomic stretch CTCCCACAAGTTCTTAATATCTTCTTTGCTGTCCCAATATCCAACAGCAATACCCGCTAAGAATGCAGCTCCGAGTGCGGTAGTTTCATTAATAACAGGGCGGTCTACTTCTACCCCTAGCATGTCACTTTGGAACTGCATAAGGAAATCATTCTTAACAACGCCGCCGTCAACACGAAGGGTCTTCAGTTGAATTCCAGAATCATTTACCATTGCATCGACTACGTCACGAGTTTGATAGGCTAAGGACTCAAGTGTGGCACGTACGAAATGTTCTTTCGATGTCCCTCTAGTTATACCAAATACAGCTCCACGCGCATCGCTATCCCAGTAAGGAGTACCGAGACCAACAAATGCGGGCACGACATAGACACCATCTGTCGTATCTACTTTCTTAGCATATTGCTCTGTATCTTGGGGATTATCAATCATACGCATCCCGTCGCGCAACCATTGAATGGCTGAACCCGCCACAAAGATACTCCCTTCTAATGTATATTCAACCTTCCCGTCTAACCCCCACGCAATGGATGTTAACAGGCCATGCTCAGAAGGAATTGGCTTCTCTCCTGTATTCATGAGCATGAAGCAACCCGTTCCGTATGTGTTCTTTGCCATGCCTTCTTCGAAACAAGCTTGACCGAATAACGCTGCGTGTTGGTCGCCTGCCACTCCAGCAATTGGAATTTCCTTGCCAAAGAAGTGATAGTCAATAGTGTGTGCATAGACTTCTGAAGATGGGCGAACATCTGGAAGCATCGATTTCGGTACATTTAGAATATCGAGTAACTCCTCATCCCACTTCAAGTCATAAATGTTGTACATGAGTGTACGAGATGCGTTTGAGTAATCGGTTACATGAGCTTTGCCACCGGAAAGCTTGTAAATCAGCCACGTATCAATTGTTCCAAATAACAGATCACCATTCTCCGCTTTCTCACGTGCACCTTCAACGTTATCAAGAATCCATTTCACTTTCGTTCCAGCAAAGTATGGATCTAGAAGCAAGCCCGTTTTATTTCTGAATGTATCCTGATACCCTTGTTCACGTAAGTCATTACAAATATCATTCGTTTGACGAGACTGCCATACAATCGCTTTGTAGATCGGACGGCCTGTATGCTTGTCCCAAACAACTGTAGTCTCCCGTTGATTGGTAATCCCGATTCCTGCAATTTGTTCGGCATCCACCTCAGACTTATTCAACACATCGGCAATACACGAAAGGATAGATGTCCAAATTTCACTCGCATCGTGTTCAACCCAGCCCGGCTTAGGAAAATACTGCTGGAACTCCTTCTGAGCTGACTCGACTACTTCCCCTTTTTGATTAAATAGAATGGCACGGGAACTTGTTGTTCCTTGGTCTAAAGATAAAATGTATTGTTGTGTCATATCGTTTCTCCTCCCCATTGATACAAATCCTTTTTGTCTACTTCCCATCTTTATGCTTCTTTAAGCTCTCGATTTGCTGCTGTAAATAATATTGCTAATACGACTCCAGATAAAGCCCAAAACATAAAGGTCACGTTGCCACGGAAAAATGCTTGGTAGAATAAGCCTCCGTAAACGCCTCCAATAATAGGGCCTAACAGCGGAATCCATGCATATCCCCAATCTGACGCCCCTTTACCAGGAATCGGTAGTAAGAAGTGGGCTAACCTTGGACCTAAGTCCCGTGCAGGGTTAATCGCATAGCCCGTTGTTCCGCCTAACGAGATTCCAATTGCAGTGATGAGCAATCCTACAATCAACGGGTTCATCCCTTGTGAAATCTCCGTTGCTCCAATAAACAGCAAGCCCATCACAAGAACAAAGGTTGCAATAATCTCACTAACTAAGTTGGATATAGGACTGCGAATGGCTGGGTCGGTCGAGAATACGGACAGCTTCGCCATAGGATCATCCGTCGCTTTCCAGTGTGGTAAGTAATGAAAGAACACGATGACCGCTCCGAGAAATGCACC encodes the following:
- the glpK gene encoding glycerol kinase GlpK produces the protein MTQQYILSLDQGTTSSRAILFNQKGEVVESAQKEFQQYFPKPGWVEHDASEIWTSILSCIADVLNKSEVDAEQIAGIGITNQRETTVVWDKHTGRPIYKAIVWQSRQTNDICNDLREQGYQDTFRNKTGLLLDPYFAGTKVKWILDNVEGAREKAENGDLLFGTIDTWLIYKLSGGKAHVTDYSNASRTLMYNIYDLKWDEELLDILNVPKSMLPDVRPSSEVYAHTIDYHFFGKEIPIAGVAGDQHAALFGQACFEEGMAKNTYGTGCFMLMNTGEKPIPSEHGLLTSIAWGLDGKVEYTLEGSIFVAGSAIQWLRDGMRMIDNPQDTEQYAKKVDTTDGVYVVPAFVGLGTPYWDSDARGAVFGITRGTSKEHFVRATLESLAYQTRDVVDAMVNDSGIQLKTLRVDGGVVKNDFLMQFQSDMLGVEVDRPVINETTALGAAFLAGIAVGYWDSKEDIKNLWEKDKTFKPEREDSEREELYNGWRKAVQATRAFK
- a CDS encoding MIP/aquaporin family protein, whose amino-acid sequence is MPEFLGELIGTMILIILGGGVVGGVALKKTKSEGSDWILVSIGWGLGVAMGVYAVGKFTGAHINPAVTLGFAVVGDFPWSKVPTYITAQFIGAFLGAVIVFFHYLPHWKATDDPMAKLSVFSTDPAIRSPISNLVSEIIATFVLVMGLLFIGATEISQGMNPLIVGLLITAIGISLGGTTGYAINPARDLGPRLAHFLLPIPGKGASDWGYAWIPLLGPIIGGVYGGLFYQAFFRGNVTFMFWALSGVVLAILFTAANRELKEA